AATCACCTGATTACGTTTGCCGTGTCGATTCTGCTGACGGCGCTCGCCTTCTTCGCCGTTATGGCGAATCTCGGCAAGACGTTCACTATCATGTTTATCGTGCTGCTCGCGATCGTGCAGGCCGCATTCCAGCTTTACGTCTGGATGCACGCCAAAGACCGCGGACATACGTACGCAAAGATCGGCATTTTTATGGGAGGCATTATCGCGTTGACCGCCGTTGCTGCCGTCGTCTATTGGATGTGGTGGTAAGCATTCGGATGGGGAAACCGATTGGACGGGGCGACATGGGGTCGCCCCGTTTTCCATAAAACGGGCCCGTTCATGGAATGGACACAAATGATAGAACGGAAAGGAGTCGGCCGGCATGTTGGGCTTGGAATACTTCGGATTTCGCGAGCTATGGAGTCCGCTGACGTTAATCGGGACGTTGGCGGTGGCCGCGGTGTATCTGCGTATCGTTGGAGCTTGGCGGCATCGGTTTGCGGATTCCGAACCCGTGCCGCTCAGCCGCAAGCTCCTGTTCCTGGCGGGATTGGCCGTTCATTACCTGGCTAGGGGAGGCCCGGTCGACCTGCTCGGGCACATGATGTTCAGCGCCCATATGGTCGCGATGGTCATGGCGTTCCTGATGGCGCCTCCGCTCATGTTGCTGGGCTTGCCGGGATGGCTGCTCAAGCCGCTGTTCCGCTTCAAATGGACGGGTGCACCGCTTCGTTTTTTCACTTCGCCGCTCGTATCGGTTCTGATGTTTAACGCGGCGTTTTCCTTTTACCATTTCCCCGCCGTTCACGATTACATCATGGTGCATTATGTCGTGCACTGGTGGTTCTGGACGTTCCTGCTGTTCGCGGCGTTTATGATGTGGTGGCCGATTATCGAGCCGATCAAGGAGCAGAAGCGCCTTTCCCAGTTGCTCAAGATGGCTTATATATTCGCCAACGGCGTGCTGATCACGCCCGCGTGCGCCTTGATCATATTCGCCAAGTCGGCCATGTACGCGACGTATACCGATCCGTCCGTATGGACGCAAGCGATGGGATACTGCATGCCCGCGGGGTCGATGGATCTGCTGAAGCAGTTCGAGGGCGGCCCGGCCTTCTTCGCGATTTTGGACCCGGCGGAGGATCAGCAGTTGGGCGGGGTGATCATGAAAGTCATGCAAGAAATCATTTACGGCGCGGCGCTTGCGTACGTCTTTTTCTCTTGGTATATCCAGTCCCGCAAGGACGACGACATCGAACCGTTGGAACCTCGGACGACATAGGAGGAGCAGCAAATGACCATTCACGAAATTTTGCCGCTCGTTTCGACTTCGTTTATCGTGCTCAGCGCGATCTGCGTGGCGGTCGGTTGGGTTCTGATCGCGCAGCGGAAAATCAAGCCGCACCAAAAATGGATGAACGCGGCGGCGATTTTTGCGACGATTTTCTTTATCGTCTACGTGCTGCGGACGAGCATTCTCGGAAGCACGCCGTTTAACGGGCCGGAATCGCTGAAAAACGTCTATCTGGCGTTTCTGCTGTTCCATATCGTGCTGGCCACGATCGGCGGCGTGATGGGGCTCGTGACGCTCCGTTACGCTTACAAGAATATGGTGGAGAAACACCGGAAGATCGGCCCGAAGACTTCGATCGTCTGGTTCTGCACGGCGATTACCGGCGTAACCGTCTACTATCTGCTGTATGTGAAATACCCGGGCGGGGAGACGAAACCTCTCCTGGATGCGATATTCGGATAATCCGGGCAACACCGTTTACGGTCCCTTCCGCGTTGCGGCGCGGAGGGGACTTTTTTTTGCATCCATCTTCCTCTGGCGTCCAAGGTTTCCGAATCGTTATAATTGGAGTGGAATTCCATTTGGCAGAAACGAAAGACGGCCTTATCCGTAATACGCAGTGTGAAAATAAACAGAGAAAGGGTGGAGTCATGGCTACGCTTCAATTGGACCACATCACGAAGCAATACGGCGACAAAACGGCGGTCAGCGACCTGTCCCTGGAAGTCGCCCAAGGGGAAATATTCGGCCTGCTGGGCGCGAACGGCGCGGGCAAAACAACGACGATGCGCATGGCCCTCGGCTTGATCCTCCCGGACAAAGGCCGGATCAGTTGGTTCGGCAAGCCCTACGACAATTCGCTTCGCCGCCGCATCGGCTATTTGCCGGAGGAGCGCGGGCTGTATCCGAAGCTGAAGGTCGGCGAGCAGATTGTATATCTCGCGCAGCTGCGCGGCGTGAACAAAGCGGAGGCCGAGCGCCGGCTGCGGTACTGGCTCGAGAAGTTCGAGGTTCCGGAGAATTACAACAAGAAGGTCGAGGAGCTGTCCAAGGGCAACCAGCAGAAAATCCAGTTTATCGCGGCCGTTATCCACGATCCGGACCTGCTGATTATGGACGAGGCGTTCAGCGGGCTCGATCCGGTTAACGTCGAGCTGCTCAAGGACACCGTCAAGGAGCTTCGCGATCAAGGCAAATCGATCCTGTTCTCAAGCCATCGGATGGACCACGTTGAAGAGTTGTGCCGCAACATCTGCATACTTCACCGCTCGAATACGGTCATCAAGGGAAGCCTGCGGGAGATCAAAGGACGGTTTCCGCGCGAACGGGTCGTGCTGGAGACGGCCGGCAGCGTAGGCGGTCTGGAATCGCTCGACGGAGTCGTGTCGGTCCGCCGGCACGAAGCCGGGTACGAGGTGCGCATCGGGAAGGAATCGGCGGCGCGGGCCGTGCTGGAGACGGCGATGGCGCAGACGGAAGTGATCCGGTTCCAGGTGATGGAACCGACGCTGAACGAAATCTTTATCCGGACGGTAGGTGATCGGATTGAGTAACTTGTGGACGGTGGTGCGGTTTACGTTCCTGACGCGGCTGCGAGCCAAATCCTTTATCGTCACGTCGATCATATTTGCCCTGTTGATATCGGTCGGGGTCCACGTGCCGTTTATCATTAAGGCGTTGAACTCGTCGTCCGAGGCGGAGACGTTGGGCGTGCTGGACCGCGGGACCGGCTTCGGCGCGCTGCTGGAGAACTATTTCGAAGGGCAGGAGGAGCCCGGCTACAAGATCGTGCCGATTCAGGACACGGGCTCGGCCGAAGGAAACGACCGGGAAATCCGCCGGCTGCTGAAAGACGGGGAAGTGGAGGCCGTGCTTGAGCTGACGCCCGATCCGGCTGGAGGTTGGCCCAAGGCGACATACAAATCGGAGAAAGCGGGCATCATGGGGAACGACGACCTGTACACGGCGCTGCAGGCCGTTAAAATGCAGAAAGTCGTTCAAGATCTCAAGCTGTCGTCCGAGCAGCTAACGAAATTGAACACGCCGATCGTGCTGGATTCGGTGCAGACCTCGGACAGCGCCGACGGCGGGAAGTCGCAAGAAGAAATCGCGGTTGCCACGGTATTGATCTACGTACTGCTGATCCTTCTCTTTATAGGAGTCATCGGGTACGGCAACATGGTGGCGACGGAGATCACGGCCGAGAAGAGCTCCAGGGTCATGGAGATTCTCGTCACGACCGTCTCGCCGCTGCAGGCGATGTTCGGCAAGATCATTGCGGTCTGCATGCTGGGAGCCGCGCAGATCGCCGCTTTTATCGGCGTGGCGCTGTTCAACTACTATTTGCCGCATAACCAGGAGATTTTCGGCGACCTGAACTTCGATATCGGTGCGGTTCCCGTTATGCTGTGGGTTTATTTCATATTCTTCTACGTGCTGGGCTTCCTTCTGTACGGAACGCTGCTCGCGGCGGTCGGCTCGCTTGTCAGCCGCACGGAGGAACTGGGTCAGGCGATTATGCCCGTGACGTTCCTGTCGGTCGCCGGTTTTTACATCGGGATGTTCGGACTGAGCAGCCCGCATTCGCTGCTGATTAAAGTGACTTCGTTTATTCCGTTTTTCACCCCAATGATTATGTTCCTGCGGGCCGGCCTGACGTCCGTTCCGGCGTGGGTCGTCTGGCTGTCGATCGTCGAACTGGCCGTCTCCGTCTATCTGGTCGGCTGGCTCAGCGCCAAGGTTTACCGGGCGGGCGTGCTGCTGTACGGCAAGAAGCCCGGCATGAAGGAACTGCTGAAAGCGATGCGGGCGTTTAAGGTGTAACCGAGCCGGGAGCGCCAGCGGGGCAAGGAGGTATTCGTATTGAGAACGTGGCGATTCGGCGTCATTGGATGCGGCGCGATTGCCGATTTTCACATGAAAGCCGTACAGGCGATGGATAACGCCCGCTTGGTCTGCGTGTCCAGCCGCAATGAAGCCAAGGCGCGCTCAGTCGCGGAGAGGGAAGGCTGCGACTGGACGGCCGACTACAAGGAGCTGCTGGCGAGAACGGACATCGATATCGTCTGCGTGACGACCAGCAGCGGAAGCCATGCGCGGATCGGGATGGATGCGCTGGCGGCCGGCAAGCATCTGATCGTGGAGAAACCGCTGGCCATGACCGCCGGAGAGGCTCAGCGGCTTGTGCGGGAGGCGGAGAAGCGCGGGCTGACGCTGTCCGTGATCTTCCAGCGCCGGTTCGAGCCCCCGTATATGGCGGTGAAGCAAGCGATCGATTCGGGGGCCATCGGCAAGCTGTTGATCGCCGAGGTGTCGCTGCCCAACTACCGCACCCAGGCGTATTACGATCAAGCCGACTGGCGCGGGACCAGAGCCGAGGATGGCGGAGCGCTGATGAATCAGGGGATTCATTCGCTGGATCTGCTGCTCTGGTATTGCGGAGAGGCGCAGGCGGTCATCGGCAAAACGGCGACGCAGACGCACAAGATAGAGGCCGAGGATCTCGGACTGGCGATTGTGCAGTTCAAAAACGGCGCGTTCGGCACGGTTATGGCTTCGACGAACTGCTATCCCGGGTTCAATCAGTCGATCAGCTTGTACGGGGAGAAGGGCGCGATCAAGCTGAACGGGACGCGGGTGACGCACTGGAGCGTGCCGGGTGTGGAAGAGCCGGCCGGTTCGGACGCGGCGGGCGGCGCGGCGAATCCGTTAAGCATCTCGTTCGAATATCACCGGATGCAACTGGAGGATGTCGTCTCCGCGATCGAGAACGGCCGGGCGCCGCTCATCGCGGGCGAAGACGGATGGCGCGCCGTGCAGTTGGTCGAAGCCATCTACGAGAGCGCCGCCAGAGGCGCGCAGGTTGAAGTGGCGGAGATCGGCCGCAATTGTTAACCGCCGCAAGCGGCGGGTGTCCGATGGTCCGTTTCCTGGATGGGAGGCGGACTTTTTTTGTCGGCGGGAGCGCGTTGCGCCGAGGCGATGGCTCCCGGGGGAGATGCGAACCTCGGATTCCGGGTCGACAGGATCCGCCGGAATCATTAGGATGAGGAAAAAGATAAACGGTCCGCGCCGTTGCGGAAAAGGAGAGGAACAGGGATGGAGCCGGTCATCGAGTTGAAGGATGTCAGTTGGAAGCGGGGCGACCAGTTGCTGCTCAAAGGCATCCATTGGCGCGTGCAGGAACGCGAGCATTGGGCGCTGCTCGGTCTGAACGGATCGGGGAAGACGACGCTGCTGAATATCATTAACGGATATATATGGCCGACAACCGGCGAGGTAACCGTGCTGGGACACCGGTTCGGCGAAGTCGATCTGCGCGAGCTGCGTCAGTCCATCGGCTGGGTGAGCTCCTCGCTCCAGGAGAAGCTGTATGCGACGGACCGCGCCCAATACGTCGTCATCAGCGGCAAATACGCAACGATCGGCCTGTACGAGCGGCTGAACGACGAGGATCTGGCTCGCGCGGAGCAACTGATGGGCTTGCTCGGCTGCGCGCATCTGTGGGATCGCGAATACCGCACCTTCTCGCAGGGCGAAAAGCAAAAGCTGCTGATCGCCCGGGCGTTGATGGCGAATCCGCGCATCCTGATCCTGGACGAGCCGTGCAACGGCCTGGATCTGTTCTCGCGGGAGAAGCTGCTGGAGGCGCTCGACGGGCTCTCGCGGGAGCCGCATACGCCGACGCTCATCTACGTCACGCATCATACGGAGGAGATATTGCCCGTCTTCACCCGGACGCTTCTGCTGCGGCAGGGCGAGGTTGCCGGCAGCGGCCCGACGGCGGAGATCATGGACGAAGCGGTGCTGAGCGATTTCTTCCGCGCTCCCGTCGTCGTGGAGCGGCACGGCGGCCGCGTATACGTGCGGCCGCGGCACTAAGACGCCCCGTCCGCGCCGTCCCGGCGGGAAGCGCCCGGACGGAAGAACGGGCTCCGGGAACGCGCCTGCGGCGTTGCCGTTACGGCCGCGTCCGCCGGCGCTTGCCGCGACCGGGTGCATTCTTCATGAGGCGGCATATTGAAATCGATTTCATCTGCTTATATAATGAAAGCGGTACCAAAATCTAAGCTGCGTTCGCGTATGCAGGATAAAGGAAGATCCCTATGAAAATTGTCGATGTCGCGGCAAAGGCCGGCGTTTCCCCGACGACCGTATCCCGGGTGCTGAACGGCAGCAGCCTGGTCAAGAGCAGAACCCGAAACAAAGTGATGCAAGCAATCGAGGAACTGGGCTACTATCCTAACGCCGCTGCCAAAAATCTGCGATCCCAGCGAACCTGGAAGATCGGCGTTATTGTCATGGATATCAACGTTTCCTATTATGCCGAGATTATTAAGGGCATTGAAAACACGGCCTATGCCAAAGGATATAAAGTGCTGATTTGCGACGCGCAAAATAACCGCGAGAAGGAAAGGGACTTCCTCGGCTTGTTAATGGACCGAACCATCGACGGCTTGATTCTGGTAACGCCGCAAATGTCCGACCCGGAGATCGCGGATCTCGCCGACAAAGGCTACGATATCGGCATCATCGGCCGTTATATCGATCATGAGAGGGTGGCGTGTGCCTATACGGACAACATCGAATTTTCCGAACGGGCCGTAAGCCATCTCATCGAAAACGGCCACACCCATATTGCCTTCTTGAGCGGGTTCGCCGAAGCCGTCGATAGCTACGAGCGGTTGGAGGGGTACATCAGGGCGTTGAAAAAACACAACATCCCGTTCCGGCCGGAACTTATCGAGAACGGGAACTTCGACGAGACCCTCGGATACGAGGCTGTCATGCGGCTATTCGCCAAGAAGGTGCCGTTTACGGCCGTATATGCCGCAAACGACGAGATGGCTTTGGGCGTGTACAAAGCATGCAAAGAACTCGGTATCCGCATCCCCTCTCAATTGGCCTTGGTCGGGGTGGACAACAATCGCATCGGCAAATATATCGTGCCAACGCTCAGCACGGTGGAGCAGCCGAAATATGCGATGGGTGCGCGGTTGACGGAAAACCTGATCGGCTGGATGACGCAGAAGCAGTTTCCCGAACGACGCGACCTGAAAATCGCCTCCGAGCTCATCATTCGTGAATCTTCAGGAGGGACCGGCAGCGATGGCTAATTTCTTTTCCAAAAAATAAAATCGATTTCATAAGGGAGTGACGAGCTTGAAACGCAAAACTTCCGATTCTGGCGCGACGTTCTCCTTTTCCATCTTCCGGTCGTTCACGCTGACCATCGCCTTGACCATTATGGTGTTGTCCGGCATCCTCCATTTTTACTTCGAAGATCTCCTGCTAAAGCGGACGTACGCCTACACATTAAACAACCTCGCCCAGACGAGCCAAGAAGCCTCCATTATGGCCGTTAACGCACGCACCTTCGCCAAGCAAATCTATAACGATTTGAACGTGGCGAAGCTGCTTTATTTTTCAACCGGTGATCCGGTGGATATAAGCTCCGCGCTTGCCCAATTAAACTCCTACCGTGCCACTTCGCTCTTCATCGATTCCATCTACATCTACAACTACCGGTCGGAAACCTTCTACATAAGCGCTGACGTAAGCGCCAATGCGGTCTGGAAGGCGGATGAATTTTACGATACGGTTGCACTCGACATGGTCAAGCGGGTATCGGATTTTGAGACGCTGATGCCGATTCCGAGGAAAATTCCTCTCGCAGGCCTCATGACGAACGAACAAGAGAAGGAGAGAGACTGTTATACGTTCCTTCTGTACGATACCCTGTCCCGTAATAGGGAAAAGAACGTGATTATCGTCAACATCTCCGAAACGCAAATGCACAAAAATATCGACGGCATGATCGTGGGCTCGGATAAAAATACCTTTATCATCGACAACCGAGGCGTCCTCATCACGAATAGCTGGAAGGATGCGATGCTGACCGATCTCTCCGGAAAGCCGTATATTCGGAAGGTGCTGGACGACTCGGATGCGGAAGGGTATTTCGTTTCCGACGTGGACGGGGTCAAATCGCTCGTGACGTATACCGCTCCGGATTTTCTGGGATGGAGATACATCCGAATTGCCCCGTACAACTCCATTACGAGCGGCATCAACAAGATGAGGGTCGTGACCATCGTTGTTGCGGTCGGCATTTTATTCGCCGGGCTGCTTAGTTCCTATTTGATATCGCGCCGACTGTCCACGAAGGTGAACGGCAAGCTGGTGAAACTGACGGCCCTGGAGACAGAGAGGAGAGACCAGATTCTGGCGCTTCGCCAGGATTTGATCCGGAACCTGCTTCTCGGAACCGGGAACGCCAATCCGGACGGGCTCGATGAGAAATTCAAGGCATACGGCATCCGCTTGGATGCCGGACGGCCGTTCGCCGTGTCCGTGCTGAAGATCGACCGGTATAAGGAAATCGAGCGCATGTACGGCAGCGGGGACAGAACGCTGCTCAAAATCGGCATCATTAACATCGCTCAGGAGCTGCTGGCCCCGGTCTGCCCGTCCACTGCCGCGGATATGGGCGATGACCGCATCGCCATTCTGCATAATTTGCCGGAATCCGCAAGCGGGGCGGAGGCCGTTCTGACGGAAAATCTGTGGCGCCAAGTCCAATCCGCAGTAGCGAACTACATCAAACTTTCCGTATCGATCGCGGTTAGCGGAGCCGGCGGCGATGCCCGGAGCGTAAACCGCTTGTACGGGCAGGCCGAGGAAGCGTTGTTTCACCGCCTCTTCTTCGGGCACGGTTGCCTGCTCTACGCGGATCGGATCGAACCGCTCAAGGCCAAGCCGTACGTGTACCCGATATCGAAAGAGAAGCAGTTGATCGAGGAACTGATGCTGGGGCGAATCGGCGAGGTGTGCCGGTTGTTCCGGGACATCGTTGAAGAAACGGCCGGTTACTCCTACATGTCTTTCCATCTTGCCGTTTCCCATCTGGCGTTTGCCGTGAACAGTGCGGTCTCCGTCATACGGAAAAACAACGATATCGCCTGGGAACTGAACATCAATGCCCTTCTTTCGGGTCTTGCCGATGCGGAAACGGCGGAAGAAGTTTTCCGTCCGTTCTTCGAAGTGTTCGAGCGCGTGTCGGCAAGTTTAGAGGAGAAGAAACAAGCGAGACACGACGAAACCGTGGGCAAAATTATGGCGATCGTCCGGGAGAAGTACATGCGGCAAGAGCTTTCTCTGGACAGCATTGCCGATGAGCTGGGACTGTCCGCCGCCTATATCGGCCGTTTGTTCAAGAAGCATACCATGAATACGATTCTGAATTACATCATCGAGGTGAGGATGGAGAAAGCCCGTGAACTGCTGCTTGCCACCAATCTTCCTGTCGGCGATATTGCGGAAAGAACGGGCTTCTCGAACAGTCCGTATTTCTATAAAGCGTTTAAGAAGATCAACGGCGTGACACCGGCGGACTTCCGCAGAAACGGCCGAATTCAGGAAGGAACGGCTCGCGTGATCGGCTGACGGCCGTCCGATAACGGAAAAAGTGAATCGGTTGCGAATAACATATCCCGGTCAGGAAGCAATAAGTGAGTTTCGTCGCATTTTTACAGTTGCCGTTACCGTGGAAAAAACCTAAGATGAGCCTGCACACAAGCGGTTGCAGCAATCGAGAGGTTTGGAGGGGAATTGGTCGATGACGGCAGTCAAAGGCTTTTGGAGCGAACTGTCCCGGAACAAATTGATGTTTCTGATGGTGGCCCCCGCCTTGTTGTTTTTTATTGTGTTCAGCTATTTGCCTATGGCGGGCGTCTATTTGGCTTTCACGAAATTCACCTTTGAAGGCGGGATATTCGGAAGTCCTTTCATCGGGATGGAAAATTTCAGGTTCTTGTATCAATCGGGCACGCTTTGGAATTTGACGAAGAATACGGTGTTGTACAATCTGGCCTTTATTTTCATCGGGAATTTTCTTCAGTTGGCCTGTGCGATCTTCCTGAGCCAGATCGGCAACAAGTATTTTATAAAAACGACGCAGTCGATCCTGTTTTTGCCGTTCTTCATTTCCTGGGTTCTTGTCGGCGCCTTCGTATTCAACCTGTTCAACT
The nucleotide sequence above comes from Paenibacillus thermoaerophilus. Encoded proteins:
- a CDS encoding cytochrome C oxidase subunit IV family protein, with the translated sequence MAANHHTHETNKPHRYEGPKNHLITFAVSILLTALAFFAVMANLGKTFTIMFIVLLAIVQAAFQLYVWMHAKDRGHTYAKIGIFMGGIIALTAVAAVVYWMWW
- the ctaG gene encoding cytochrome c oxidase assembly factor CtaG, with amino-acid sequence MLGLEYFGFRELWSPLTLIGTLAVAAVYLRIVGAWRHRFADSEPVPLSRKLLFLAGLAVHYLARGGPVDLLGHMMFSAHMVAMVMAFLMAPPLMLLGLPGWLLKPLFRFKWTGAPLRFFTSPLVSVLMFNAAFSFYHFPAVHDYIMVHYVVHWWFWTFLLFAAFMMWWPIIEPIKEQKRLSQLLKMAYIFANGVLITPACALIIFAKSAMYATYTDPSVWTQAMGYCMPAGSMDLLKQFEGGPAFFAILDPAEDQQLGGVIMKVMQEIIYGAALAYVFFSWYIQSRKDDDIEPLEPRTT
- a CDS encoding DUF420 domain-containing protein, giving the protein MTIHEILPLVSTSFIVLSAICVAVGWVLIAQRKIKPHQKWMNAAAIFATIFFIVYVLRTSILGSTPFNGPESLKNVYLAFLLFHIVLATIGGVMGLVTLRYAYKNMVEKHRKIGPKTSIVWFCTAITGVTVYYLLYVKYPGGETKPLLDAIFG
- a CDS encoding ABC transporter ATP-binding protein, yielding MATLQLDHITKQYGDKTAVSDLSLEVAQGEIFGLLGANGAGKTTTMRMALGLILPDKGRISWFGKPYDNSLRRRIGYLPEERGLYPKLKVGEQIVYLAQLRGVNKAEAERRLRYWLEKFEVPENYNKKVEELSKGNQQKIQFIAAVIHDPDLLIMDEAFSGLDPVNVELLKDTVKELRDQGKSILFSSHRMDHVEELCRNICILHRSNTVIKGSLREIKGRFPRERVVLETAGSVGGLESLDGVVSVRRHEAGYEVRIGKESAARAVLETAMAQTEVIRFQVMEPTLNEIFIRTVGDRIE
- a CDS encoding ABC transporter permease; the protein is MSNLWTVVRFTFLTRLRAKSFIVTSIIFALLISVGVHVPFIIKALNSSSEAETLGVLDRGTGFGALLENYFEGQEEPGYKIVPIQDTGSAEGNDREIRRLLKDGEVEAVLELTPDPAGGWPKATYKSEKAGIMGNDDLYTALQAVKMQKVVQDLKLSSEQLTKLNTPIVLDSVQTSDSADGGKSQEEIAVATVLIYVLLILLFIGVIGYGNMVATEITAEKSSRVMEILVTTVSPLQAMFGKIIAVCMLGAAQIAAFIGVALFNYYLPHNQEIFGDLNFDIGAVPVMLWVYFIFFYVLGFLLYGTLLAAVGSLVSRTEELGQAIMPVTFLSVAGFYIGMFGLSSPHSLLIKVTSFIPFFTPMIMFLRAGLTSVPAWVVWLSIVELAVSVYLVGWLSAKVYRAGVLLYGKKPGMKELLKAMRAFKV
- a CDS encoding Gfo/Idh/MocA family protein, which encodes MRTWRFGVIGCGAIADFHMKAVQAMDNARLVCVSSRNEAKARSVAEREGCDWTADYKELLARTDIDIVCVTTSSGSHARIGMDALAAGKHLIVEKPLAMTAGEAQRLVREAEKRGLTLSVIFQRRFEPPYMAVKQAIDSGAIGKLLIAEVSLPNYRTQAYYDQADWRGTRAEDGGALMNQGIHSLDLLLWYCGEAQAVIGKTATQTHKIEAEDLGLAIVQFKNGAFGTVMASTNCYPGFNQSISLYGEKGAIKLNGTRVTHWSVPGVEEPAGSDAAGGAANPLSISFEYHRMQLEDVVSAIENGRAPLIAGEDGWRAVQLVEAIYESAARGAQVEVAEIGRNC
- a CDS encoding ABC transporter ATP-binding protein, whose translation is MEPVIELKDVSWKRGDQLLLKGIHWRVQEREHWALLGLNGSGKTTLLNIINGYIWPTTGEVTVLGHRFGEVDLRELRQSIGWVSSSLQEKLYATDRAQYVVISGKYATIGLYERLNDEDLARAEQLMGLLGCAHLWDREYRTFSQGEKQKLLIARALMANPRILILDEPCNGLDLFSREKLLEALDGLSREPHTPTLIYVTHHTEEILPVFTRTLLLRQGEVAGSGPTAEIMDEAVLSDFFRAPVVVERHGGRVYVRPRH
- a CDS encoding LacI family DNA-binding transcriptional regulator; the protein is MKIVDVAAKAGVSPTTVSRVLNGSSLVKSRTRNKVMQAIEELGYYPNAAAKNLRSQRTWKIGVIVMDINVSYYAEIIKGIENTAYAKGYKVLICDAQNNREKERDFLGLLMDRTIDGLILVTPQMSDPEIADLADKGYDIGIIGRYIDHERVACAYTDNIEFSERAVSHLIENGHTHIAFLSGFAEAVDSYERLEGYIRALKKHNIPFRPELIENGNFDETLGYEAVMRLFAKKVPFTAVYAANDEMALGVYKACKELGIRIPSQLALVGVDNNRIGKYIVPTLSTVEQPKYAMGARLTENLIGWMTQKQFPERRDLKIASELIIRESSGGTGSDG
- a CDS encoding helix-turn-helix domain-containing protein, which codes for MKRKTSDSGATFSFSIFRSFTLTIALTIMVLSGILHFYFEDLLLKRTYAYTLNNLAQTSQEASIMAVNARTFAKQIYNDLNVAKLLYFSTGDPVDISSALAQLNSYRATSLFIDSIYIYNYRSETFYISADVSANAVWKADEFYDTVALDMVKRVSDFETLMPIPRKIPLAGLMTNEQEKERDCYTFLLYDTLSRNREKNVIIVNISETQMHKNIDGMIVGSDKNTFIIDNRGVLITNSWKDAMLTDLSGKPYIRKVLDDSDAEGYFVSDVDGVKSLVTYTAPDFLGWRYIRIAPYNSITSGINKMRVVTIVVAVGILFAGLLSSYLISRRLSTKVNGKLVKLTALETERRDQILALRQDLIRNLLLGTGNANPDGLDEKFKAYGIRLDAGRPFAVSVLKIDRYKEIERMYGSGDRTLLKIGIINIAQELLAPVCPSTAADMGDDRIAILHNLPESASGAEAVLTENLWRQVQSAVANYIKLSVSIAVSGAGGDARSVNRLYGQAEEALFHRLFFGHGCLLYADRIEPLKAKPYVYPISKEKQLIEELMLGRIGEVCRLFRDIVEETAGYSYMSFHLAVSHLAFAVNSAVSVIRKNNDIAWELNINALLSGLADAETAEEVFRPFFEVFERVSASLEEKKQARHDETVGKIMAIVREKYMRQELSLDSIADELGLSAAYIGRLFKKHTMNTILNYIIEVRMEKARELLLATNLPVGDIAERTGFSNSPYFYKAFKKINGVTPADFRRNGRIQEGTARVIG